ATCACCCGATAGGCGACGTCCAGATCGTAATGCTTGATGAACCAGTGGCCGAGCTCGCCCAGCGTGAGGCCGTGGCGCATCGGGATGGGACCTGCGCCGACGAAGCTCTCGTAGCCCGGTAGCAGCGTCAGCCCCTCGATCGGGCGACCGGCCGGATTGGGGCGGTCGAGCACCCACACTTCCTTGCCGTGGCTCGCCGCTTCCTCGAGGATGTAGAGAAGCGTGGTGATGAAGGTGTAGATGCGGCAACCGAGATCCTGCAGGTCGATAAGGATGACGTCGAAGGTCCCCATCGACTGGCCGGTCGGGCGGCGCACCTCGCCATAGAGGCTGAACACGGGGACGCCGTGAACGGGATCCACTTCGTCCTGCGTCTCGACCATATTGTCCTGCTTGTCGCCCTTGATGCCATGTTGCGGGCCGAAGGCGGCGGTGAGGTCCACGTCGTCGAGCATCGCCAGCGCATCCATCGAGTGAACCAGATTGTCGGTCACCGAGGCCGGATGCGCGCACAGCGCCACGCGGCGGCCTTTCAGTTCGCGTCGCAGGTCAGGGTCGGCCAGCAGGCGGTCGATACCGAATTTCACAAATCGTCTCCTTTGAGCGCGAAACAGGCGTCGTGATGAAAGTCCGCATCGCCGTCGGGGTGAGCGAGCGCCCAGAAGCTCGTGCGCCCATCGCGTTCCTTGATAATGGTCGACAGGCCGATATCGTGCCCTGCCACGCCTTGTCCGAGGATATGGGCGGAGAGCACATAGGCGTCATCGTCGTAAAGCGCCTCGATATGACATTTCTGCGAGAGGTTCGAGCGCGCACGGCGATAGCTGGCAAAGCGATAGGCCGACCAGCGCCCGTCGGGGGCGAAATTATACTCGCGATATCCGACCGGGCCGTAGCGAAGGAAAATCTCGAAGCACGTCGACGTCCACAGCCGATCCTCGCGCCGCAATCGCCCCAGCCCCGGCAGTAACAGCCGGCCGAGATCGCCCGTCACGCGATAGGTCAGCCCTACATGTTCACCATCGGCGGCGATACCGACGGTAATCGCCTCGACCGCATCGCTGGGGTGGTCCGGGTGGGGTGTGAGCTGGTACATGATCTACACCATCAACTGCCCCTCTCACCTTCCTGTTGCAAGGGGCGAAAAGCGCTGCTATCGCCACTGCATCATGACGTACAAGAGCCAACTCCTCGATCTGCTGTCGAGCCGCGACTATATCCACCAGACCACCGATGCCGAGGGTCTCGACACCCTTGCGGCCAAAGAGATCGTGACCGGCTATGTCGGCTTCGATGCGACCGCGCCGTCGCTCCATGTCGGCGGCCTCGTCCAGATCATGCTGCTGCGTCGTCTCCAGCAGGCGGGCCATCGCCCCATCGTCGTCATGGGCGGCGGCACCACCAAGGTCGGCGACCCCTCGGGCAAGGACGAGAGCCGCAAGCTCCTCGACGAGGCCGGCATCGACGCGAATATCGCGAGCATCCGCAAGGTGTTCGAACGCTTCCTGCGCTTCGACGACAGCGATACGGGCGCAGTCATGGTCAATAATGACGATTGGCTGGGCTCGCTCAACTATCTCGACCTGCTGCGCGACGTCGGCCCGCATTTTACCATCAATCGGATGATGACCTTCGACAGCGTCAAACTGCGGCTCGAGCGCGAGCAGCCACTGACCTTCCTCGAATTCAACTACATGATCCTCCAGGCTTACGACTTCCGCGAGCTGAACCAGCGCTACGGCTGCCGCCTGCAGATGGGCGGCTCGGACCAGTGGGGCAATATCGTCAACGGGATCGAGCTCACACGCCGCATGGGCGGGGCCGAGGAGCTGTTCGGAGTGACGACGCCGCTCATCACGACGGCCGATGGCAAGAAGATGGGCAAGACAGAAGCGGGCGCGGTGTGGCTCAACGCCGACCAGCTCAGCCCCTATGACTATTGGCAGTTCTGGCGGAATACCGCCGATGCCGACGTCATCAAATTCCTCAAGCTTTTCACCGACGTCGAGCTTGTCGAGATCGACCGCCTGTCGAACCTGACCGGCGCCGACATCAACGAAGCCAAGATCGCGCTCGCCAATGCGACCACCGCGATGCTGCACGGCGAGGATGCAGCGAAGGAGGCGGCCGAAACGGCGCGCAAGACCTTCGAGGAAGGCGCGTCGGACGCGAACCTCCCGAGCCTGTCGACCGGCGGCGAGATCGGCATCATGGCGGCGCTTGTCGGCCTTGGCTTTTGCGCATCTAACGGCGAGGC
The nucleotide sequence above comes from Sphingomicrobium arenosum. Encoded proteins:
- a CDS encoding DOMON domain-containing protein, encoding MYQLTPHPDHPSDAVEAITVGIAADGEHVGLTYRVTGDLGRLLLPGLGRLRREDRLWTSTCFEIFLRYGPVGYREYNFAPDGRWSAYRFASYRRARSNLSQKCHIEALYDDDAYVLSAHILGQGVAGHDIGLSTIIKERDGRTSFWALAHPDGDADFHHDACFALKGDDL
- the tyrS gene encoding tyrosine--tRNA ligase; this encodes MTYKSQLLDLLSSRDYIHQTTDAEGLDTLAAKEIVTGYVGFDATAPSLHVGGLVQIMLLRRLQQAGHRPIVVMGGGTTKVGDPSGKDESRKLLDEAGIDANIASIRKVFERFLRFDDSDTGAVMVNNDDWLGSLNYLDLLRDVGPHFTINRMMTFDSVKLRLEREQPLTFLEFNYMILQAYDFRELNQRYGCRLQMGGSDQWGNIVNGIELTRRMGGAEELFGVTTPLITTADGKKMGKTEAGAVWLNADQLSPYDYWQFWRNTADADVIKFLKLFTDVELVEIDRLSNLTGADINEAKIALANATTAMLHGEDAAKEAAETARKTFEEGASDANLPSLSTGGEIGIMAALVGLGFCASNGEAKRKIKEGAVKLDDQTVNDPQLLVTVAAEPVKLSLGKKKHGLLKA